In Streptomyces rapamycinicus NRRL 5491, the genomic stretch CCGACCACCGACGCCCGCCTCGGAACCCAGCTCGAAATTCACCGAAACCAGATCTTCCTGTTCGGGGTTCTCCCCGAAGGAACGCCGGACGAGACGAAGAAGCTGCTGGCCTCGATCCTGTCGATCGACAGCCCGGACATCACTACGCAGGTCGGTAACTGGGGCGACGTATACGCGGGATTCCAGATTCCGATCGAGCAGGAACCGGCGAACTGGAAATTCCACTCGCAGTTCACCAGAAAGCCGTTCCCGAGCGACGCGATCGACATCGTCGACTCGTTCATCAGAACCGCCCCGACGGATGACAGCAACTTCTTCGTCCAGGCTTTCGGCGGGAACGTCAGGAGGAGCCCCCGCGGCGGCACCGCCTTCCCGCACCGCGACGCGCTCTTCTACTCCGAACCCGGAGTCGGCTGGGGGGAGCGCAGTGACCAGCCGGGCGTCTGCGACCCGCTCACCTCGCAGTGCCAGGCCTGGATCGCCGAGTTCAGCCAGGCCCTGCGGACCTATGTGGACGGCGCCTACGTCAATGTGCCGAACATCGCACAGCAGGACTGGGAAACCGCCTATTGGGGGAACAACTTCGACCGGCTCCGCACCATCAAGGCGAAGTACGACCCCAACAACGTCTTCCAGTACGAGCAGAGCGTCCCGCCCGCGGTCTGCTGACCGAGCACGGCCAGAGCCCCCTCCCGATCGGGCGAATTCCAGGGGGCTCGGCCATGCCTACCCGTCCTGTGCAGTCGCTGAACGCGCGCCGATTTGTACGGCCGTTCGTCAGCACCTGCGCCCGCAAGGGCTCGGCGGTCAGGCCGGGGCAGTTCGGGTCGCCGTGATCACCACCGTCGTGTACGGCATCGTGAAGCCGCCGCCCATCGCGTCGATGGCCGCGCCGACGCCCTCCAGCACTTCCGCCAGTTCGGCCGGAGGGAGCTGGGTGAACGCGCCCTGGGTGGGGATCTGCTCGAGCCAGGCGTCCCGGGTGTAGGTCCACTCCCAGTCGAACCGCCACTGCTCCGGTTCGCCGAACGCGCCCGCCGCCCGTATCCCGTCGGCGGCCTTGGCGAGGATCGGCTGATACACGTCCGGGCCGCCCCGCGTCACCGCCCGGAAGTCGAACGGCGCGTCGGGCATCACCCGTCGGCAGACCGTGGCGAGGGCTTCCGCCAGATCGGCCGGGAGCTGGAACACGTTCCAGAACGCGGCCAGTCGGGCGCCGGGCCGCAGTACCCGGGCGGCCTTGGCCGCCCCCGCGACCGGGTCGATCCAGTGCCAGGCCTGGCCCGCGATCACGGCATCGAAGTGCCGCCCGGCCGGGTCCCAGGCTTCGAACGTCGCGACCTCGACCGCCGTCCCGAGCCGCCGCGCCACGTCGGCCATCCGCGCGTCCGGTTCGACACCGAGCACCGTACGGCCGGCCCGCTGGAACTGCCGGGCCGCGATACCGGTGCCACAGCCGACGTCGAGGATGCCGGGTGCATCGAGGACATCGGGGATGTCGGGGATGTCGGGGATGTCCGGGCCGGGGCCGTCGGTGGCGATCCGGTCCACCATGGCCTGGGGGTAGCGGGGCCGGGCCTGGTCGTAGCGTTCGGCATCCGAGCCGAACGACTCGGCCATCTGCCGATGTTGATGGGGCTCGTTCCCGGAGGAGGGTAAAGTGGGCATGCGCCCACTATGAGTGGGCACTTGCCCACTCGTCAACCGGGCGGGCCCACGAGCAAGGTGAGGGAGGGACGCACGGTGCCGACAGGGGTGGCCATGCGTGACGTACGCGAACAGTTGTTCCAGGCCGCCGAGCGAGTCCTGCTCCGGGACGGACCGAGCGCGCTGACCAGCCGGGCGGTCACCACGGAGGCGGGCTGCGCGAAGGGCGTCCTGCACCGGCACTTCGCCGACTTCGACGCCTTCCTCGCCGAGCTCGTACGGGACCGCATCGCCCGGCTCGACCACCAGTCCGCCGCCCTGCGCGGCTACGCCGGGACCGGCACCGTCGCCGACCACCTCGCCGACGCGCTCACGACCCTGTTCGAATCGGTCGCCGTGGGCCTCGTCAGCCTCGTCATCTCGCGCGACGAGCTACGCGCCCGCCTCCGCGAGACCACACCGACCGGCCTGCCGCTCCTGACGGAAGCCACCGCCATGATCGCCTCCTACCTCACCGCCGAGCGGGACCGGGGACGCATCGCGGCCGACGCCGACATCGACGCGCTCGCACCCACGGTGATCGGGGCCGGACACCTGCTCTTCGCCGACCGCGAAGCCACGCCCCCGGGCGCCGTGGCCGTCCGCAAGATGGTGACCACCGTCATCGCCGACGTCGTACGGGCGCCGTAGCTCCGACACGACGATGTCCGCGAGCCGCAGCGCCGATTGT encodes the following:
- a CDS encoding class I SAM-dependent methyltransferase, which produces MAESFGSDAERYDQARPRYPQAMVDRIATDGPGPDIPDIPDIPDVLDAPGILDVGCGTGIAARQFQRAGRTVLGVEPDARMADVARRLGTAVEVATFEAWDPAGRHFDAVIAGQAWHWIDPVAGAAKAARVLRPGARLAAFWNVFQLPADLAEALATVCRRVMPDAPFDFRAVTRGGPDVYQPILAKAADGIRAAGAFGEPEQWRFDWEWTYTRDAWLEQIPTQGAFTQLPPAELAEVLEGVGAAIDAMGGGFTMPYTTVVITATRTAPA
- a CDS encoding TetR/AcrR family transcriptional regulator, giving the protein MPTGVAMRDVREQLFQAAERVLLRDGPSALTSRAVTTEAGCAKGVLHRHFADFDAFLAELVRDRIARLDHQSAALRGYAGTGTVADHLADALTTLFESVAVGLVSLVISRDELRARLRETTPTGLPLLTEATAMIASYLTAERDRGRIAADADIDALAPTVIGAGHLLFADREATPPGAVAVRKMVTTVIADVVRAP